A single window of Ovis aries strain OAR_USU_Benz2616 breed Rambouillet chromosome 24, ARS-UI_Ramb_v3.0, whole genome shotgun sequence DNA harbors:
- the LOC121817844 gene encoding LOW QUALITY PROTEIN: mucin-2-like (The sequence of the model RefSeq protein was modified relative to this genomic sequence to represent the inferred CDS: substituted 1 base at 1 genomic stop codon): MLPPTSSTGCLAPPAPSTEPASASTPNTSPLPTDMTTLPATHTTAGPSPPASTPTGSSTQVATPRDTAAPATSLTATLPSAAAAHTGLAPSGXPPSAPVLTASTIYSSGSTSLPPSPHLPASATPHTSTTLPPSSVRTPAPSSTPATTEATSTGPAAPSTTATSAVALGSTRALASPSDTPTPTPTATATATATPTPTPAAAATPTTGTISSGPTTAHSTFPVQATSASTTGASTTPAEAASPPAPSTSGPPPHPTTTATPPSDASSQPVATEVPSPPSLTSSATPSSTLYAPASTTSTPVATNSPTSSTGCLAPPPAPSTEPASASTPNTSPLPTDMTTLPPPTPLPALASRQHAHRVQHAGRHSQGHRSPATSLTATLPSAAAAHTTGRLAPSG, from the exons ATGCTCCC CCCGACCTCGTCCACGGGGTGCCTCgctccacctgcccccagcacagAGCCCGCCTCCGCCTCCACCCCGAACACCAGCCCTCTGCCCACCGACATGACCACACTCCCCGCCACCCACACCACTGCCGGCCCCTCGCCTCCCGCCAGCACGCCCACCGGGTCCAGCACGCAGGTCGCCACTCCCAGGGACACCGCAGCCCCGGCCACCTCCCTCACGGCCACTCTGCCCTCTGCCGCCGCGGCACACACGGGGCTAGCACCCTCCGGGTGACCGCCCAGCGCTCCGGTCCTCACCGCTTCCACCATCTACTCCAGCGGGAGCACCTCACTTCCGCCTTCACCTCACCTCCCGGCCTCCGCCACGCCGCACACATCCAcgactctccctccctcctcggtCAGGACGCCAGCCCCCAGCTCCACGCCCGCCACCACCGAGGCCACATCCACCGGGCCCGCGGCTCCATCCACCACCGCCACCTCCGCCGTGGCCCTCGGCTCCACACGCGCTCTGGCCAGCCCCTCagacacacccacccccacccccaccgccacgGCCACGGCCACGGCCACGCCCACGCCCACGCCCGCGGCCGCCGCCACCCCCACCACCGGCACCATCTCCTCCGGCCCCACCACCGCACACAGCACCTTCCCTGTCCAGGCAACCTCGGCCAGCAC TACCGGGGCCAGCACCACTCCGGCCGAGGCGgccagcccacctgcccccagcaccaGTGGGCCGCCCCCGCACCCCACCACCACGGCGACTCCTCCCAGTGACGCCTCTAGCCAGCCTGTCGCCACGGAGGTGCCCTCTCCGCCGTCCCTCACATCCTCCGCCACGCCCAGCAGCACACTCTATGCTCCCGCGTCCACCACCTCCACTCCCGTGGCCACCAATAGCCCGACCTCGTCCACGGGGTGCCTCGctcctccacctgcccccagcacagAGCCCGCCTCCGCCTCCACCCCGAACACCAGCCCTCTGCCCACCGACATGACCACACTCCCGCCACCCACACCACTGCCGGCCCTCGCCTCCCGCCAGCACGCCCACCGGGTCCAGCACGCAGGTCGCCACTCCCAGGGACACCGCAGCCCGGCCACCTCCCTCACGGCCACTCTGCCCTCTGCCGCCGCGGCACACACCACCGGGCGGCTAGCACCCTCCGGGTGA